One genomic region from Spodoptera frugiperda isolate SF20-4 chromosome 21, AGI-APGP_CSIRO_Sfru_2.0, whole genome shotgun sequence encodes:
- the LOC118280301 gene encoding organic cation transporter protein codes for MAPQERNAYVSEDETQNTSNNLSNIDLSGGFVNKAYENDSTDVATPKNLPTNEGEKKKNTDFDDLLPYVGEFGLYQKILFLLMIPFAFFVAFVYFSQIFMTIVPEEHWCWVPELANLTVEERRALAIPPSDGPFSHDRCKMFSADFSQALAEGRTTPDDEWPIVPCKYGWEYNKSDVPYDTIASELDWVCDKDNLAATAQAIFFCGAIVGGLVFGWIADKYGRIPALVGTNLLGFTAGIGTSFCNSFLTFALCRFFVGLAFDNCFTMMYILVLEYVGPKWRTFVANMSIALFFTLAASLLPWIALWADDWRMFAMGTSLPFALAILTPWLVPESARWLVSQGKIDKALTIMKKFERINKTKIPEKVLSDFTESSLKTIKESEAECRTYSVLDLFKTPRLRRNAILLIVIWMAISLVFDGHVRNVGSLGLDIFLTFTIASATELPADTFLTAVLDRWGRRWLACGSMVISGIFSLLATAVPVGGPSASLAILGRFAVNISYNIGLQYAAELLPTVVRAQGVALIHIMGYVASIVAPFVVYLANISQDLPLLILGVLGIAGGLLCLFLPETMDTEMPQTLLDGENFGKDQRFWDNPCFPRKKPEQPESEDHPGRYTKRASVSTTEPQEFVRAVPSAIGSRASIRASIRASTRASARRRDVNTDRNVV; via the exons ATGGCACCGCAAGAAAGAAACGCATATGTCTCCGAAGATGAGACGCAAAACACATCGAATAATTTATCTAACATAGATCTAAGTGGGGGTTTTGTCAATAAGGCTTATGAGAATGACAGTACAGATGTTGCCACACCGAAAAATTTACCAACAAATGAGGgagagaagaaaaagaatacAGATTTTGATGACTTACTGCCATACGTTGGAGAGTTTGGACTTTACCAGAAGATATTGTTTCTGCTCATGATACCGTTTGCGTTTTTCGTCGCCTTTGTGTATTTCTCGCAAATTTTCATGACTATTGTGCCTGAAGAACATTGGTGTTGGGTGCCTGAGCTCGCCAATTTGACTGTTGAAGAGAG ACGGGCTCTAGCCATCCCCCCTTCCGATGGCCCTTTCTCCCACGACCGTTGCAAGATGTTCTCAGCAGACTTCAGCCAGGCGTTGGCTGAAGGCAGAACGACTCCTGATGATGAGTGGCCCATCGTGCCTTGTAAATATGGATGGGAGTACAACAAGTCTGATGTGCCTTATGATACCATTGCTTCTGAG CTGGACTGGGTGTGCGACAAGGACAACTTAGCCGCGACAGCTCAAGCTATCTTCTTCTGCGGCGCTATAGTAGGTGGTCTGGTTTTCGGCTGGATAGCTGACAAGTACGGGCGAATTCCTGCTTTAGTTG GCACCAACCTCCTTGGCTTCACAGCAGGAATAGGAACCTCTTTCTGCAACAGTTTCCTCACGTTCGCGCTCTGTCGGTTCTTCGTGGGACTCGCTTTTGACAACTGTTTCACTATGATGTATATCCTTG TGTTGGAATACGTTGGACCCAAATGGCGAACATTTGTCGCCAACATGTCCATTGCCCTGTTCTTCACGTTGGCTGCATCACTGCTGCCCTGGATAGCGCTCTGGGCTGATGATTGGAGGATGTTTGCCATGGGCACCAGCTTGCCTTTCGCTTTGGCTATACTGACACCGTGGTTGGTTCCTGAGAGCGCTAG ATGGTTAGTCTCGCAAGGTAAAATAGACAAAGCCCTGACAATCATGAAGAAGTTTGAAAGAATCAACAAGACTAAAATCCCTGAAAAAGTACTCAGCGATTTTACA GAATCTTCCCTAAAGACCATTAAAGAATCAGAAGCGGAATGCAGAACCTACTCCGTGTTGGATCTCTTCAAGACTCCTCGTTTGAGGCGCAATGCCATACTCCTGATTGTAATCTGGATGGCTATATCTCTGGTGTTTGATGGTCACGTTAGGAACGTTGGATCCTTGGGGCTGGACATCTTCCTGACATTCACTATCGCGTCAGCTACCGAGCTGCCTGCTGATACCTTCTTGACAGCTGTTTTGGATAG GTGGGGCAGAAGATGGTTGGCGTGCGGTTCCATGGTGATCAGCGGTATCTTCAGTCTACTGGCTACAGCTGTGCCTGTTG GTGGACCATCAGCCTCCCTAGCTATCCTCGGCCGTTTCGCTGTGAACATCTCTTATAATATCGGTCTCCAGTACGCTGCAGAACTGCTGCCCACTGTGGTGCGAGCCCAGGGTGTCGCGCTCATACACATCATGGGTTATGTTGCTTCTATCGTGGCACCATTCGTCGTGTACTTG GCCAACATCTCCCAAGACCTTCCTCTCTTGATTCTTGGCGTGCTGGGAATAGCTGGTGGTCTACTCTGTCTCTTCCTGCCAGAGACCATGGACACTGAGATGCCTCAGACCCTGCTTGATGGAGAGAACTTTGGCAAGGATCAGAGGTTCTGGGACAATCCTTGTTTCCCCAG GAAAAAGCCCGAACAACCAGAAAGCGAGGATCATCCAGGCAGATACACCAAACGGGCTTCAGTCTCCACCACAGAACCCCAAGAGTTCGTCAGGGCAGTTCCCAGTGCCATCGGCTCCAGAGCCTCCATCAGGGCTTCCATCAGAGCAAGCACCAGGGCATCAGCTCGAAGAAGAGACGTCAACACAGACAGAAACGTTGTCTGA